The Peribacillus sp. FSL P2-0133 genome has a segment encoding these proteins:
- a CDS encoding sigma 54-interacting transcriptional regulator, with amino-acid sequence MMSDNNVKRVLECIINTSNNNITVTDEKGFILFTNPNHWWIYGIEPEHYLGKSVYQLETEGILSPSISAMVLKEKTPVQIMQHTKTGKIVMSTAYPIFDEDGELIRVVSYAQDQTEIRNLQDQYGQLEKKIQEYQSEVEELREQEELIYRSKEMRQIAKTIHRVSKTDATVMLLGESGVGKSVFARRLHNQSYRSKEPFIEVNCSTIPESLFESEMFGYEAGSFTGAQKQGKQGLVEQADNGTLFLDEIGELPLDMQVKLLNVLQEKTFKRVGGKKEHKIDFRLVTATNQNLEEMVEKGTFRLDLYYRLNVIPIQIPPLRERKDDIAILINHNLEIINKKYKSDKKLHPSTYEILIQHKWSGNVRELENLIERLILTSEDSIIFPGFLPSHFHGQESFEKIDDTLMIDDMMVDDSDLNTALEQVEKWMMMKASKKCKSTYEMAKFLGISQPSVVRKMKKYKGHLPIK; translated from the coding sequence TTTTGGAATGCATCATCAACACATCCAATAATAATATTACCGTGACCGATGAAAAAGGATTCATTTTATTCACGAATCCTAACCATTGGTGGATATATGGAATCGAACCAGAACATTATCTTGGAAAATCCGTTTACCAGCTCGAAACGGAAGGAATCCTTTCACCTTCGATTTCCGCGATGGTATTGAAAGAGAAAACACCTGTCCAGATCATGCAGCATACGAAGACGGGAAAAATCGTCATGTCTACTGCCTATCCCATCTTTGATGAAGATGGTGAATTGATTCGTGTCGTCAGCTATGCCCAAGATCAAACTGAAATCAGGAACCTCCAGGATCAGTACGGTCAATTGGAGAAAAAGATTCAAGAATACCAATCGGAGGTCGAGGAACTTAGGGAACAGGAGGAGCTGATCTATCGCAGCAAGGAAATGAGGCAAATCGCCAAAACGATACACCGTGTTTCCAAAACGGATGCGACAGTCATGCTTCTTGGTGAATCCGGTGTAGGGAAGAGCGTATTCGCCCGCAGGCTGCACAATCAGAGTTACCGCAGCAAAGAGCCATTCATCGAAGTCAACTGCAGTACCATCCCAGAAAGTCTTTTTGAATCTGAAATGTTTGGGTATGAAGCGGGATCCTTCACCGGAGCGCAGAAGCAGGGGAAACAAGGGCTAGTAGAACAAGCAGATAACGGAACCTTATTTCTGGATGAAATCGGTGAGCTTCCGCTGGATATGCAAGTGAAATTATTAAATGTCCTGCAAGAAAAGACTTTTAAAAGGGTGGGCGGAAAAAAAGAGCATAAGATAGATTTTCGGCTTGTAACGGCAACCAATCAAAACCTTGAGGAAATGGTGGAAAAGGGAACATTCAGGCTCGATTTGTATTATCGCTTAAATGTGATTCCCATCCAAATACCGCCATTACGAGAAAGAAAGGATGATATTGCCATCTTAATCAATCATAATCTCGAAATCATCAACAAGAAATACAAGTCAGATAAGAAATTGCACCCTTCCACTTACGAAATACTGATTCAGCATAAATGGTCAGGAAACGTGCGTGAATTGGAAAACCTGATTGAACGGCTCATTTTGACCTCGGAAGACTCCATAATTTTCCCTGGCTTTCTCCCCTCCCATTTCCATGGACAAGAATCTTTTGAGAAAATAGATGATACCCTAATGATTGACGATATGATGGTTGATGATAGTGATCTCAATACCGCCCTCGAGCAAGTGGAAAAATGGATGATGATGAAAGCGAGTAAAAAATGTAAGTCCACATATGAGATGGCTAAATTCTTAGGGATCAGCCAGCCTTCCGTCGTCAGGAAAATGAAGAAATATAAAGGTCATCTGCCCATTAAGTAA